Proteins from a genomic interval of Providencia stuartii:
- the lptC gene encoding LPS export ABC transporter periplasmic protein LptC: protein MSNAKKWLIILLSLIALGLIGWNLAGYDTSTPTAGVIDNSQPNYQTDDSVTFVYNPAGDLAYKLVSDKIDNYTADKLTWFTNPVLTTYNEAGVPTWTVRSLKAKLTNDRVLYLYDDVQVDSLSPDSQIQRISTQSAVVNLITQDVSSDDKVTIIGQGLNSTGLKMRGNLRSRTAELIEDVKTHYVLQKEEQKNESSK, encoded by the coding sequence ATGAGTAACGCTAAAAAGTGGTTAATTATCCTGTTATCCTTGATAGCACTTGGCCTGATCGGTTGGAACCTCGCTGGTTATGATACCAGCACCCCAACAGCAGGCGTTATAGATAACAGTCAACCTAATTATCAAACTGATGATTCAGTGACATTCGTCTATAATCCAGCAGGTGATTTGGCCTATAAACTTGTATCAGATAAAATTGATAATTATACGGCAGACAAACTCACTTGGTTTACTAACCCTGTTTTGACAACTTATAACGAAGCAGGCGTACCGACATGGACTGTGCGGTCACTCAAGGCCAAACTGACGAATGATAGAGTGCTCTATTTATATGACGATGTCCAAGTCGATAGTTTAAGCCCTGATTCACAAATTCAGCGAATTTCAACCCAAAGTGCTGTCGTTAATCTGATAACACAAGATGTTTCATCGGATGATAAAGTTACCATCATCGGGCAAGGCCTTAATTCTACTGGTTTAAAAATGCGCGGTAACCTGCGTTCAAGAACCGCAGAGTTAATTGAAGATGTAAAAACTCATTACGTGCTACAAAAAGAAGAGCAAAAAAATGAATCAAGTAAATAA
- the lptA gene encoding lipopolysaccharide ABC transporter substrate-binding protein LptA, with amino-acid sequence MNQVNKKRFIQGAVASAIFALSVPASALKSDTQQPMTINSVKQSLDLEKNVTTFTDDVVIKQGSIDIRANKVVVTRPSSNSDKITIEAFGNPVTFYQLQDDGKPIKGRAAKARYEVDKELLTLTGNAYLEQLDSNIKGDKITYIVPTQQMEAFSDKGKRVTTVLLPSQLQEKGPAANNGKSK; translated from the coding sequence ATGAATCAAGTAAATAAAAAGCGTTTTATTCAAGGAGCCGTTGCCAGCGCAATTTTTGCTCTTAGCGTACCAGCTTCCGCATTAAAATCTGATACACAACAACCGATGACAATTAACTCAGTCAAGCAGTCCCTTGATTTAGAGAAAAATGTCACCACATTTACAGATGATGTTGTGATTAAACAAGGTTCTATTGATATCAGAGCCAATAAAGTCGTGGTTACGCGTCCTAGCAGTAACTCTGACAAAATTACGATAGAAGCATTTGGTAATCCAGTGACGTTCTATCAACTACAAGATGATGGTAAGCCAATTAAAGGCCGAGCAGCGAAAGCACGCTACGAAGTGGATAAAGAACTGCTGACATTAACAGGTAATGCCTATCTTGAGCAGTTAGATAGCAATATTAAGGGTGATAAAATTACCTATATCGTGCCGACACAACAGATGGAAGCATTTAGCGATAAAGGCAAACGCGTCACCACAGTATTATTGCCATCACAG